TCGTCACAACAGCAGCATACGAGATTTATACGGAAGAAGTTGATTGTATAGATACCTCAAGTTGATTATACCATATATACTGATTCTAAAATCTTGTAATCCTCAACTCATTGGACTTCTAGAACAAACAAGCAAGACCACCTTTAACCATGTAGCTATTAAAGTGTAAATGTAGCATATGGCTCTCTTATAAGTATCATCACAAGCATACTTTAtaaattagcattttttttgaagaagtaATAGGGAGAAAAatgaattatcaaaataatagggaacaaaaacatgataagggtaaaaaaaaattgcaaaatgcTCAAAGAAAATATGTATTGAATGACCTTATTCTTAAAACATTTCCATGATGCCATCAATCCTAACAAAGTACAAGCAAGCTTCATTGCTAGGAATGGAGTATTTTCGAAATTGAAATTGCAATTGAAACCAAttcttatgaaaaatattgaagTTTGGGGGGTGGGATGGTGttttggagggggggggggggtgtttgtAAAATAAGCTAAGTAACCACATTCTGGAAATAAGCAAGGTAAAAAAGACTTActctaaaaaaaacttttccttGAATAAGACCATAAGGAACTGGCCCAAAATGCCGTGAATCACTCGAGGCATACGTATTATCACCCTGAATCCAAACGTGCCCCTTTGGGACCTATTTATTCAAACCCATATAAACGAAACAACAGATTAATCAGGTTAGCATCGGTAACCATACaacataaaacttaaaaaagaaacataattcACAGAAAACAGGAAGAAGAAATGTATGACTCTCCAAACAAATAATCTATATAACATAACATATGTATTCTGAAAAAAGTACACAGACTGGTTGTGTCTCTCAGAAAGTAGTTTAACCATATTTGCATTTCTTCCCCAAAACCATTATCTTTTATGAATCAATATTGTATTTAAGAGAAGTAGTAGAGCAAAAAAGGTAAGACTGAAAGACTAAAACTTTGAACTACTTATCAGAGATTAGGTTAGGGCTCTGATCAATGTCACATGGACACGAGTTTGTGTATTGGTACAGGTTGTATCTTCACTTTGGATTTAGTTAGTCCCCATACCTCAAAAGATCAAGGAATAGCTTAAAAAGTTGAAGCTTTCAAGTTCTTTTTGTCTCAAATAAAGGTAAAATGAAGTATCCAAGAAACAGAACTTGTTAAACATGGGCACATAACCCATTTGTACTATCACTGGGATTAATAAATGGGTTGAGGGCATACCATTGATAGTCTATCCTCTTTGATGAACATCAAACAACAATAGCTATGGACACATATCAGATATCTACACCCATGCCATCTCACATCCATTACTTTGCATTTTATGAAGTGTTCATGTAACATACATTTTGATGATTTTTGCAAGACTTGCTCAATGTGAGTGAGAAAAAGACCGTATATGAAATAGAAAGAAGtcacagtaaaaaaaacttaatcaaATCTGCAAGTTGAGTCCCGTATTAGTTACTCAGGAACTAAGGCAGTAGGATACTATAGTAGTGAGTAATAAGGCCGTGCCATGGAGCAATAAGGAATCATAAATAATACTGTCCTCTAAATAAGGGATCATTTTACTTAATTCTATTCAAGAAAAGGAAAGATCGTGAGTAATTTTGAATATTAATTCAATTCAGCATATTCAGAAAGGAGAATCATCGATTTTTGGGCAGTCAGAAGAGAGAGTAAATTCTGACGAAGTAATGCCACCATTTCACTGGATCTTACTAGTCCAAGGGACTACAATacttagggcccgtttggtttccccatcactcaattttcttaactcagtttccaaaactcataactaaaactcaaaactcatcactcaattctcaaaTCCCACTTTCACTGAAAAATCCCAAAACTCCTGTTTGGTTTAAAAACCCAATCACATAACTCATCTTTTTAAGTCAACTTTTTGGTAAAGTTGTGGACCCTACCCACTGACACTACACAATGGTGAAACTGTTTCCTACCCGCGTGtccaaattcttttcttcttttctttttttcctctccttcatTTCATCCCATTAGAAAaccacttcttttcttttcttccctcGCCTTCCACATCAACACAGAAGCACAACAGAACAAGTCCTCTTCTGGTTTCCGATCTtccttcatttttcaatttaagtTTCCTACCCACAAGACCCACTTAACACACCTCTTTCTAGCACTGAAATTGTACGCCTCGCCCTCCGCTGAACTGAGATCGTGGTCAGGGGCAGTGAGCACATGATGGTGACGATCTAGTCTTGCTCTCTCTCTGAtgccacacaaaaaaaatccaaaagaatgCATAGCAAACCCAAACCACAAACATAGCAAACCCAAACTCAGAATCCTTAGATCAGAGACCCAAATCACGAAATTAGACACAGAGATGAACCGATCTAGGCTAAGCTTGAACTGATCTCACGGTGACTCGTGGTGGTTGCTCATGATGGTGACGGTGGTTGCTTGTGGTGGTTTCTCTGTATCTCCCCTCTTCAATCTGTAtttgattctttctttttttttctcttctctgtttctttctcaGCTGTTTTTTGAATCAGTGGTTATTGGGTTTAAAGTGGTGGGTTGTTTCAGTGGTTGCTAGGTTCGGATTGGTGATGGTGGGTTTCGGTGGTGGTCATTTGAGTGTTGGTTGGGTTTCACGGTGGAGATCTAGTTTAAGTCACGGTCGAGATCGGGTTATGGGTCACGGTGGAGATCGGGGTTGAgattgggtttttgggttttagttGTTTCTCGGTCTCAGTTCTTGCGGTGGAGGCATGGCTTGAATCAGTTGGGGctagttttgtgttttggtggtgTGGATCGGCGGTTGGTtttgtgggttgattttggtgttttgatgGTAGCTAAGTTTCAATTTCACGATGATTGTTGGTGGCGCTGGGTTTGTTGTGGTGGTGCTTGCAACGGTAATGTCAAACAGCCTCTGAACGGACATGACAACACACAAGCTACGGGCCCCACAAAGTCCGAAAATTTACATTGGTGCCATTGAGTTATGCATCTCAGTTTTTGAAAACACCCatttcttgttttctatttccATCACTCTAACTcgaatttttgagttttgagcgATAGAAACAATGGTTGAAAACCAAGccaaacaagaatttttttgtgggacccacatGTTTTGAGAACTcagttatgaaaactgagtgatatgatccaaaaacacccacatccaaacaggcccttagaCACCCACCCGAATTAACCCCTAAATGATCTAGAGGAGATGCAATCCATGATCTAAGAGGGGGAGAATGCAAGTAGAAAATTGGGGTATAGCCCAAAGGTCTCTGATCTCTAAAGAACCATATCAAAAGAGAATTGCCTTGTCTTGACCCCTtgtacactccctgtgtactagggtgttccttttttgatatcaataaaactcattacttatcaaaaaaaaattgttaagagGATGAACAAGCTTTCAAGGTTGATCTTGTTAATATTGCTTTCACCAATTGACACTATCTAGAAGGACGTGGATTTTCctctaaatttaaaagatttCCTACCATGACCTTTCTCAAATCCTGAAAAAAAGTGGAAGCTTTATACACTGGATACAACCTTTAAGAGGTTGGGCCTTGGTGCAATGGCAAGTGCCTTccttcaaaagattcatcaaaaTCTATTATAACACATCCCAAAGGGATCCAATTTTAGGGAACATATAACTCAACTAAGCCTTAATCCAAATTAATTTTGGGGAAGAAGAAGCTGAATAAAATTATAGCATGAGGGATCCAGCTTATACCTGAAGTTTCAAACAGCTATTCTAATTATGCCTCACGTACTTTAAAATGTTATGTGACTTACATGTAACTTTTCGTGAAAGACTATATGTAAGAATCAAAGGAGACTATATAGCTTCCTTTGATTCTCTAATTCATGAAATTTTAGATTTGAATATTTCTTGAATGCTTTCAGCctaaaatttgatatttctttGTACCAATTTCAATcctaatatctttttctttttcttggcaCCCCTTCTTTTGCACTagatatattttattgaataagagGTTTAAGTGGGATTTTTAGCATTGGGTATGACCTCTGCTGTAGCACATTGGCAATTCTTACTTCTtatattaaagaagaaaaagatattggGATTGAAAtctaaaagaattataaaaggATTATGCACAAGAGTGAAGTGATTCTGTGAATCTAACAGGGAAATGCTACTTGTAAGACCCCACGGCACACACACAAGACCAATCAGACAAATTATGAATCAACAATGATTCCAATTGAGTTGATGATCTTTCTGTACCTTCAAAAATACAGCCATTACACTCTTTCAACAATAGCCCCATCAAATATAACGGGACAGAGTTCCAAATATCTTATGAGTTCTTCTAGAACCAATTCTTCCACCCAAACAAGAGATCATATACTCTCTCAAAAGCACATGCCATTTCCCAAAGGATCAATAATTGCTCCATCGTCTCCGCACTAAACTAGCATGTGCAACACCACataaagtggtatcaaagcaaaaTATCCTAGATGTaacctacaaatttttttttttttttttttttaatataagtagtagaaattttattgagtaaaaagTACGTCGCGTTCACAATGATGAACACTCTATACTTGAAACAATTATAACAAATCAACATGCATAGCCCCTATACACCAAATACGAGACCATCCAAACAAAGTCCCAACTAGCAAAGACTAAATAGAGATGGTTGAGATTAGGCATATTATTTCAGCCCAATAGTTTTTTTTCTGTGTTCAACAGTCTttcatttcatacttttcagtcctttaactttacttttttttttttattgagtatctaagtttcaaatttattcaaattaagTCCTCTatccaattttgttaaaaaattggccattaaaataatattattttaagattaaaaaatatataaaattattttataaatttttttcattaattaattgCATACTTAATGGCAATTTTTTTAACTGGACAAAATATACCTGAATTGAATAATCTTAAAacttagagaacaaaaataaatttcagtcaaacttAGTGACTTAGAGATTTTCagcttatttataattttaacttatttgtGCTATTATTGAGCTTTTTGACACTCTCATtatactatttagcttattcctcaactctttttttttctacacaaatttttcaattaaagttttcaatttcagctttATTTAGCTGTTACAAACGTAACAAACATTGTTTTGTGAGTTTTCAAACTCCACAACGGCAAACCATTTAAATGACAGAAAATTAAGGTTATAAATTAATATAGCTTATAATATGACTGAAACgattaaatcaaaaaaaaaaaaaaaaaaaaaaaaagaggatataatttgaaatatagaatttttatttttgtacttaAAATAATATTGGAAAATTGATGAGATGATACCACAGTGGTTCGACTGTACATGGGGTCCACGTAGAAAGACACGGTGTCACCTTCCATCCCCACAACTCGCTTAGTCAGAATCCTTCTGGGGTCCACCGGTGACCGAACAAGCACCAAGTCACCCGTCCCCACTTTTCCTATTCTATGCGACACGTGTTCCGCTAATACCACATCACCGGTCAGATTCAACGTCGGCAGCATACTAGGCCCGTACACCTGCACCCCACACGATATCAACCCCaaccacccccccaaaaaaaaaaaaaaaatggaagaagtaTTGATAGGGTTACCGACGAGGGTAGGGGAGCAGAGGTAGTTGTTGGTGACGTGGAGCAAGCAGAGGAACTTGGCGACGATAGCGGCCCGATCTAGTACCTCCTTCGCTGCGCTTTTCCATTGTCCCATGTAACTCAGTAATCTCatctctctctgactctctctctctctctctctaggctTGTCTTGCCCTGTCTCTCAAGTGGAGTTTTGAGAGTAGAGATGAGAAGCTCAAAGAGTGTTGTTTTGAGGGCTTGTAAGTATGGACAAGGATTTACTAAATGGCCCTTAATGGGCTCATCAATTTCTGGGGGCCCAAAATCTTTATAATTTGGATCCCTTAATATGTTATACGAATGATAAAGAGGTAAGAACGGATTTGTTCGCTTCGAATTGGGTCAATGAATTTTGGTACTAAGACAGAAAACTTTAAACcggatatattttttttttatatttaaatataaattaaataatatttattaattatttgcaCCCTTTGGTCACATCCTAGCTGTAGCCAAAACCTCAACAGATGTCAgttgtattttattttcccaTATTAGTAGACTTAGCAATTCTGCTGCTCACAACTTTGCAAAACATGCACGACATGTTGCGGATTTAAAGGTGTGGATGGAAGACGTTCCTCCACACCTCTATTCTGCATTATTAACCGACCATGGTTGATTTTCTCTAATGAAATTCCagtcttgtttctcaaaaaataataattataattattattattattattatttaattatatatctatACTATAATTTAGGGGCTTCCCCTATTTGGGATCTTTTCTCCCattgtttgagagttttaatggaatgaatatattttctattcctttatttgggagtttaagtgagagGAAGTGAAATGGGTAAGAGAGAAAGCTCATTCCTCTTTATTatcttaaaacctcaaattttcattctcttgaaattgggagggaatgaaattagatttaataaattttttactaaaactcccaagatacccctatatattcatccgtttattttaaaataagggtctaATGGTAATTGTGGGGCctaataatttgtggccctggcccatttttacattggggcccaaggcccgagccgaggaagggtATAGCTGAGAAtgtgtaataaaagtccaagtaatCTTGAaacatagccgaggatgattttgtcctcggcatatccgaggtccccttggaagaaagggcaaaaacggtataggaacagtttgggaaaaaaatctaaaatatctatgtcaatagagaaggagacgctggatagtataacgaccaaggacaaagggaaagttGCCATTACTgtcattcaatactctgcacctgacagagtcatgctcttcagtttttacaaccacccccaaccactctaggtatgggttgacaggacaagTCTTAAGTCCTAGGAAattgagcttacacgtggaTGCTGGTAAGAGGATAAATGCCcgtataaaaggataagagaggcAGTGTGAGAAGAGGGGGGACAACCCGTCCTTCCAGCCATGGCGTCCTAGAAACAAGGAGAATAAGAGGAGCATAGAGCTCCccagactcctcggacgagatTCACAGACCGGAGCCAACCCGAACTACCATCAGGTGATcaagacctagcctttcaaatccacgctctataaatgatattgtttgagcctttttatgtgcgaacccaacatcattttgggtcgctacaaattgagtccttacaattggcgccgtctgtgggaaaggcttgtgtgttggcacaggcggtgggCTGAGACAGTTCCCCTGTCATTTCCAGCAGCCGGTTGTAGTattctagcgtaaagttccactaagggctacgtttcttcactaAGGGCTGCGCTTCGTAGTGTCAGCAGCGCAGATGGTTCTaagggcttggccgaggagctaatccccctaaaccaaggtcccacgccatagccgaggggttaactcccccaactacttaaaaaatcaagttttagacagaaccaaggtattgcatggtcctcggactcaaacctatggggaaaccaactacttaaaaaatcaagttttggacagaaccaaggtattacatagtcctcggactcaaacctatggaaaagTCAGCTACTTAAGGAGGATTCTAagtcgctcagtcctcggaccaaataccagaaaaggCTAAGGCTAAGGCTATGAAGGTCATtaggaagatggcgaaacgccttATTATTCAGCGACCTGCAGGAgctgttcattttgggttatatatcctcggatgat
This genomic stretch from Quercus robur chromosome 4, dhQueRobu3.1, whole genome shotgun sequence harbors:
- the LOC126720891 gene encoding uncharacterized protein LOC126720891 isoform X2, which codes for MRLLSYMGQWKSAAKEVLDRAAIVAKFLCLLHVTNNYLCSPTLVYGPSMLPTLNLTGDVVLAEHVSHRIGKVGTGDLVLVRSPVDPRRILTKRVVGMEGDTVSFYVDPMYSRTTVPKGHVWIQGDNTYASSDSRHFGPVPYGLIQGKVFFRVWPPDGFGTLEQ
- the LOC126720891 gene encoding uncharacterized protein LOC126720891 isoform X1, coding for MRLLSYMGQWKSAAKEVLDRAAIVAKFLCLLHVTNNYLCSPTLVYGPSMLPTLNLTGDVVLAEHVSHRIGKVGTGDLVLVRSPVDPRRILTKRVVGMEGDTVSFYVDPMYSRTTVVPKGHVWIQGDNTYASSDSRHFGPVPYGLIQGKVFFRVWPPDGFGTLEQ
- the LOC126720891 gene encoding uncharacterized protein LOC126720891 isoform X3, giving the protein MLPTLNLTGDVVLAEHVSHRIGKVGTGDLVLVRSPVDPRRILTKRVVGMEGDTVSFYVDPMYSRTTVVPKGHVWIQGDNTYASSDSRHFGPVPYGLIQGKVFFRVWPPDGFGTLEQ